The proteins below are encoded in one region of Dioscorea cayenensis subsp. rotundata cultivar TDr96_F1 chromosome 18, TDr96_F1_v2_PseudoChromosome.rev07_lg8_w22 25.fasta, whole genome shotgun sequence:
- the LOC120282855 gene encoding secreted RxLR effector protein 161-like, whose translation MEKAYPLSTPMVVRALDIQKDPFRPPEEGEIILGPETPYLSSIGALMYLVYNTRPDIAFVVNLLARYSFTLTQRRWKGVKNVLHHLQGTTGLGLFYLHESSSNLTGFANTEYLFDPLKGRSQTRYIFSYNSTAIIWRSTKKTLTTTLSNHAEILALHEASRECQWLRSMIGHTQSSCK comes from the coding sequence atggaaAAGGCTTATCCATTGAGTACTCCAATGGTTGTTCGAGCACTTGATATTCAGAAAGATCCATTTCGTCCACCTGaagaaggagaaatcattcttgGTCCAGAAACTCCGTATCTAAGTTCAATTGGCGCATTAATGTATCTTGTATATAATACAAGACCTGATATAGCCTTTGTagtaaatcttctagcaagatacagCTTTACACTAACACAAAGACGTTGGAAAGGAGTGAAGAATGTGCTTCATCATTTACAAGGAACTACAGGTCTAggcttattttatttacatgaaTCTTCATCTAATCTCACAGGCTTCGCTAATACTGAGTATCTGTTTGATCCTCTCAAAGGGCGATCTCAGACTAGATACATATTCTCTTACAATAGTACAGCTATTATATGGCGTTCCACTAAAAAAACTCTTACAACTACTTTatcaaatcatgctgaaattctagccctccatgaagcaagtcgcGAATGCCAGTGGTTACGATCCATGATTGGACATACACAGTCATCATGCAAATAA